In Nomascus leucogenys isolate Asia chromosome 3, Asia_NLE_v1, whole genome shotgun sequence, the genomic window TACAAGGATGGTTTTATACTCAAAATCAATCATAtacctaattaaaaattttacacCAACCATTCAGgtgcagaaagagagaaagctctCCCTAGCTCATTCCGCGGAGCTGGCACACCAAAACCAAGCTCAGAAAGTTCCTGAGAAATCAATCACGCGAGAACAAGAATTCAAAAGATCCTGTACAAAATAATAGTGAAGAGATAATAAAGGCAAATTAGGCTTATGACAGCAAAGTGTAGCTGATTAAACATAAGCAATAACCACCACGTTTAACCAGGAAAACGCAAATGAAATAATAAGACACCTCTGTATCATCACTGGTTGCCAGACGGCTCAGGAGGGTCTCCAAAGGCTGGTGAGACCCCACTCCCAGCCAGTTTCCAGGTTCTTGGCACCTTCAGAGCAAGAATTTAGATGCGAAAAAagaaagccgggcgcggtggctcacgcctgcaatcccagcactttgggaggccgaggcgggcggatcacgaggtcaggagatcgagaccatcctggctaacacggtgaaaccccgtctctactaaaaatacaaaacattagccgggcgtggtggcgggcgcctataatcccagctacgcgggaggctgaggcaggagaatggcgtgaacccgggaggcggagcttgcagtgggccgagatcgcgccactgcactccagcctgggggacagagcgagactccgtctcaaaaaaaaaaaaagaaagcacacgCCTAAGTGAGAAGCCAGGCGAGCTCAGGAGGTGCGCACAGGAGAAGGAGGCGCGCTCAGGAGGAGGAGGCGCGCTCAGGAGGAGGAGGCGCGCTCAGGAGGAGGAGGCGCGCTCAGGAGGAGGAGGCGCGCTCAGGAGGAGGAGGCGCGCTCAGGAGGAGGAGGCGCGCACAGGAGGAGGAGGCGCGCACAGGAGGAGGACGCGCGCTCAGGAGGAGGAGGCGCGCTCAGGAGGAGGAGGCGCGCTCAGGCGAAAGAGGAGCGCACAGAAGGGGGCGCGCACAGGAGGAGGAGCGCACACGAGGAAGAGGAGCACACAGGAGGAGGCGGCGAGCCCAGGGGAAGGAGTCCAGTTCAGAAGGAGGAGGCCCGCCCAGGAGAAGGAAGCACACACAGAGGAGTTTGTGTTCCTCATTTTGCGGGTATTTCTTTAATGACAGGGCGGGATCATCAGGTGTTCTGGGAAAGGAGGGAATTTTTAGGTAACCCCCACAACAGCCTCGTTCTCTTACTCGGGTTTTCCCGGGAGAACAGAGGATACATCACGCTGGTGGGTTCgccttctctctcccttgcttTGGGTTTTCTGCTGTCCTGTGCTTGCTTTGGGTTTTCTGCTGTCCTGTGCTTGCTTTGGGTTTTCTGCCGTCCGGTGGTTACTTTGCCATGTTCCCGTCTTCGCTGTTGCCTGGGTTTTCCGTCCTCCTGTGACCATGCAGTGCTATTCTTGTCTCACACTGGGTAAGCAGAAATTCCAGCGTCCAGCGACATGCAGGCGTGGCAAGAGCTCGGGGCAGGAGAGGCGGCGTGTGCTGCTGGAGTAGCCGCTGGCCAGCCACCTGGGAAGACCCTTGCCATCGTCTGCCATCGACCTGCCACGTGGGGAACCCCGAGCCCAGCAGCTGCCCCCGCAGATCAGGGCAGCCCTCCTGGCTCCAGGGTACAGCAGGGTGCTGCAAAGACTGCTCACAACAGCAACAGCCTGGGACAAGCCAAATGTCTGTTAATACTGAATAAATTGTGGGTACATAAACCTCAGTATATCCAGACAACAGAATGCTGTATAGCAACTGAAACAAATCTCACAGACACGAAGTTAAAAAGATAAATCACAAAAGAACGCACTTAAGAATATTACTCTACGTATAAACAGCCCCCAGATGAGACATGAGAGGATTCACTGTGATGAAGGATTTCTTGGTGCCTCCTTGCCAGCTGGAGACCCCGAGGCTGGCGATGCCCCTGCCCGGGACTCCCTCGCCCCCAGCTCACTGCAGGAGGTACCCACCTACTCCACCCGCTTATGTGAGGCTCATTCGGTCccactgccctgccctgccctggcctgcagCTGTGGGGCTGGCCCAGCCCTACTGCTGTTTCCTGTCACCTGGGGCGGCTGCCCAGTGCTGGCGGAAGTGAGGGTGGAGGGCTACCATGTTACAGCATTTTTCGTACCCGCATTTGGCCAAGTCCTGAGTCCTTGTCCTGCATCCAAGAATAAGTTACCCTGACAACCGAAGGGTGAGCAGGGCgtagtttattttttgagacggagtcttgccctgttgcccaggctggagtgcaatggcacgacctcagctcactgcaacctccacctcctgggttcaagcgattctcctgcctcagcctcccgagtagctgggattccaggggcccaccaccacacccagctaatttgtttgtatttttagtagagacggggtttcagcctgttagccaggatggtctcgatctcctgacctcatgatctgcccacctcggcctccgaaagtgctgggattacaggcgtgagacactgcacccggctggaGAGTTTTACTGAGtgacagctctcagcagagaggggaccCGGAGAGGGCAGCCCCCTACCCTCAGTCAGGTGGTCCCCCAGTGTGGCTGAGTTTGGGGCTTTAATGGACTCAGAATGGGGCGGTGCATGTTGATTGGTTTGTGActatgcaaaaaaggttaaaaaaaaggtACAACTCAAAGATGGGCACAGCAGTGTCAAAAACCAATTAGGGAGGAGTGGGTATATgtataggtgaagggtgggggcCAATCAGAGGAAAGCGTGCCAAACAGGAAAAGAGGTTCTCAATCCGGTCTGTGGATTTATCCGAGATGTGGTTTGGCTTTCAGACACAAACCTCTCTTTGGTTTGGAGGTCGGGTTTCCCTGGGGACCCACCTGTGTCCACCTGGAGATTTCTCTGACTCCTGCTGCTGTCAGTTGTTAAGGATGAATGGTAGGAGGCGAGACTGACAGGGCCAAGAGAGACCAGGAGGGGTGGGGGGGGAAAGCATGGGAGGAGGCTTGGGGGGTCTAGGAAGATGAAGAGGTTCGGGGAGGGCTGAGAACGAGGAGGCTGGGAGGGATCAGGTGAGGAGGCCAGGagggcccaggaggaggaggctgggatggCCCAGGAGGAGGCAACAGCTCCACATTAGGCCCGCAGCAGCCCAGGGGCATTCTCTTCTCAGCCATCTTCACACCCACCTGCTGTTGTCTTCTCTGCTATAGTGTCTTTTGCAATTTAAGATGCCTTTTCAATGGTGAATAATTAGCACCTCCTTACAAGGCAGAAGTTCCATGACTTAATAAGGAAGAAGGAGGTCAGAGGCCACTCCCAGCCAAGGAGTCAGCTTGGCCCAGAGGCTGCAATGCTGGCTGAGCCTGGCCACCTCCCCCAGGCCTTCATTCTCACAATTTCTCAGAACTGTCCCCATGGTGATAGGACGGCAGCAGAGCATAAACTGGCAGGAGACAGGCAGTTAACACCGACAGTGGGTCTTTCATGGAAACAGGGCCGAGGAATGGGGGACCTGCCGGAAACCCCCAGCAGCAGGGACCCCCATGGCAGGACGGAACAAGCAAACAGCTCCAGCCCCAGGCTCAGCTCTGAGTCCCTGCCTTCCACCTGAAAACGGCCCTCCCCGATTTGCAAGGCGGGTCAGAACCACACAGTGAGACCCAGGAATGGCACAGAAGGTGTTCAAGGCCTGATTTCAAAAAGTCTGGTAGGGAAGGGAGAGGCCAGAAGTCCCCGAAGTCAAGCTCAAGGGCTGCGTGGGAGCATGAAGGACACAGCCCATGTCTGAGGACGGACTGATGCAGGAACcctagcccagcccagcccagcccgggGAGAGGCCCAAGGGTGGGGTCGCCAGGTCTCTGGCCGGGGAGACGCTGGCCGGGGAGATGGCCCTTCTGGGAGGTGAGGCCCAGCAGTCAGGCAGCTACcaggcagaaggtgaaagggggTTGCGGGAATGCCTCCGTTTTTCGAATGATGTCCAATAGGTTTCACAAGACCGATTAAAGGGTTAGACTGGtcactgaagggaaaaaaagtaattatCAGTGAGCCTCGAAAGAAGTGGAACATAATGAAGTTTACCATCTTAAAGtgaaagttaatttttacatatttgaaagATGCAACGTGGATTTGTTTGGCTGCTGCTCAGAACAAACCAATAGAAAATACTGTCGAGGcaatcaacaataatttattatggcCTTGCTAATACAAGATTCCAAAAAATTACTGGTTTTGATATAACGTCATGGTGGCTAGGTAAAAACATACATGTTCCAGAAATGCACACTGAAGTGTGCAAGAGTACAATCACACGCTTGGGATCTGCTTTCAAATTCCTCAGcagagaaaaaaggggaaaaaatgttcTCACAATTAATAATTGTTGAAGGCCCACTCTGCACCCCCACTGCACTGGGCACCAGAGGAGCAGCGGTCAGTCCTGGGCACGTTGCTGAATCCCATGAGTGATGGCCAGTTCAGGAGGGGAAGCACCCAGCATGTTCCCCACCACAGCGGACATGGAACACACACATAGGAGGCAGAGACatgaaggagggaaggatggaaggaagtaCGGAATGCATATTTTAACAGATAGGAATTTGCAAAGCAATGCAGCAGCCCTAACCACAATGAGAACGCATCAGCCTTGTATTCTCACATGTCATAGCACCCTGTACTGACCACATCGCTGTTCACTAGCAGCCTTGGTACTCTTCTCCTTGGCAATTCCCAGATACAGTGGAGAGGTCGGTAGGACACAGGAGCTGAAACAGAAACAAGCCCCATGAAACTAGGAGTGCAAACAACAATAGGACGGAAATGCTTCAGTGACATACATACTTTAAAGACAGTTCCAAATGACTAATTCATGCAGCTATGGACACAAcagtatttgaaaatgaaaattatcaagTGTATTCTTATCCTTATTCTTAATAAAAGTGCTGTTTTATAATGTACATTCTATTCTGAAATAgtgtttcaattaaaataaactatcaactaCTTCATTTTCAACAAGATAGAAGCAACACCATGAAAAACTGTTTCTTCCAAACAGCGTTGGTAGAgctcagagttttcttttttttttttgagatggagtctcactctgtcgcccaggctggagtgcagtggcgcgatctcgactcactgcaagctccacctcccaggttcccgccattctcctgcctcagcctcccgagtagctgggactacaggcgcccgctaccacgcctggctaatttttttgtattttttttactagagacggggtttcaccgtgttagccaggatggtctcgatctcctgacctcgtgatgcgcccgcctcggcctcccaaagtgctgggattacaggcgtgagccaccgcgcccggccagagctCAGAGTTTTCTAATCTTTATTTCTGAACATAGAAAGAAATCCAGATGGCGCTTACtggtgaacacacacacacactccacatttGAAGACACTCTACCTGGCTGGCACCGAGAGGCTCTGCCCCATGCTGGGACACTGCTGAGTCCTGACCAGCGCGGCCAGGTTGATCTCCAACACGGCAATCTTCCCGCCAAAGAGGGAGGCCAGCAAGCACAGCGCCTGCAGGGACGTGGTTTCAACATCGTTAGCGACACCACCCAGTAAAAGCAGACTAAATGTGCATCCACACACACATCCTAACAGCTGCTTCATTCTCAGCAGCGACATCGCCCTGTCACTCCTAAAACGTTTTCACACACAAAATCCCGTTTACTCAGCCAGTCGTTACAGGATCActctgaagaaagaagaaatcagagGTACGTCTCATAGACAGGGAGGGCCGCGTCTCAGGACTGACCTTTCGATCCGCAGTGCAGTTCCTCAGGGCACACGATCCGGCCAGCGGGATGCTGAGGCTCTGGAAATCTTCAGTTCAGCAAAGACCAGGAAGAACATGATGGGGAGGGAGGCAGCACATACACACGGAGTCACTGCCCAGAGCCCACCACACACAGTCCAGGCCCCGCCACACACATTGCAGGCTGTGCACCACATACTCACACATACAAGGCCCCAGGCcgcgcacacaccacacacacaccagggcctgagCCTCACACATGCCAGGCTCCGCTCTGAGGCTGGGATGTGACTTGGACTAAGACctgcagctcagcctcctggagaaGCCACATGTCCAGCACCAGATCAGAAAGGAAATGTGTAATTAGAGCTGTGACCATTAAGGGGAAGGAAAGGCTGAGTTTTCAAGCAGAAGCCACCCCTGGCtgagctggggaggggcagggatgggCAGCTGAAGGGAAGGGTGTGCGTGAAGACACAGATGGATCCCGCAGCCCCTCAGAGGTCTGGGCGTTCAGGGCTAGAAGGGAGGCACCAAGAGGAGCAGTGCCCGGGAGGCTGCCAAGGAGGCCCTGCTGCAGCAGAGGAGAGGGACGGAATCCAGCCTGCTTTTCAGAAGTCGCCTgggctcctgggcagaaagggtGCGGCTGGTGGCAGCCATGAAGCCAGGAGAGGAGGGGTGGGAACCACTGGGGTGGGGGGATGAGATgggggtgttgggggagggggtgggggtggaggtgacTATTCCTACATTTCTGGGGCTGGCAGAAACTGGGGAAGGGAACCAGGGTTGGAGAGGAGTGCGCCTTGGCCAGGTTTACGCTGTGCGAGCCTGGGGCTCTGGGAGGCTCTCTAGGGATGGTGGAGAACCCAGGGGCTTCCCAAGGGTGTTCCTGCAGTTGTTCCATGCTGCTGGGGCCCGGGCGGCCTCGCCTGGCAGATGTAGGCAAGGAGTGGCTCCAGGGCTGAGTGCCCGAGAGTCCAGGAAGGGCCCTCGTCCTTCGGATCCAGCAGCACAGAGGTGCTCACGTTCTCAATGCTGAGTTGTGACTGAAGCATCTCATCCTCAGATTCACGCGGCGAGGCCTTCTCCACAAACACTTTCACTACCCCACATACCAGTCAAAGGAAAACATTACGGTTACATGGCATTTACACCAAAGATCTTACCCTTGTAATACAAAGCAGCTTCCACTTCCAGGTTTGCCAGGTTAAATACGAATAAGCCCACTGAGCTTCCGATCCACACGCATTGGGTGTTCTCAGAAGAAAGActgatttaaggaaaaaaagaaaataatacacgATAATCTTATTCCTGAAGGTTGGGCCCCACGTGCACCCCCTGGCCTGGCTGTGAGCTCTCTGCAGGAGTGGGGGGTGTGGGCCGGGGCAGGTTCTTGCCAGTGAGAACCACATCTGTGCCACCAACGCATTTCAGCATGTGGTGGGTCCCCTGGGCACCTGCTAATGTCTGTGAAGATGCTCGCTCTGACCTCTgtggtttctattttcttctaaggTTACAGAAAAGGTTGGTGCCAGCGCCTCGGCCAAGGCCACTGCTCAGGTAGCCTCCGACTGACTAGACTTGAAGGCCACGCAAGCTGCCCACCTCTGTGAATGAGGAACCAACTCCAGGAGGAAAGTACCTGGCCCGAGGCGCCAACGGGGTCTGTTAATACACTGAGAAGCCATCTccagggaggctgggcatggaCTTGGCAGAGGCCCCCAGCTGGAACCTGCTTTCCAGACCTCCCCTCTCCAGCTCCGCCCCAGGCAGCGCCCTGGGCTCCTCCTGGGCATCCACCAGCACCAGTCCACGGTTCACCCAATGACCATCGTCAACAGAATGGGTCGTGTGGCTCCGGCTTAGCTCTGAGGGCTCCCTCTGCTCTAGGTAAGACAGGGAAGCCTCAAAGTGCCTCAGGTCCATGCACCTGCCAGGAGCACAATGTCTAGCCTCCATGCCCACCCGGCTTCCTCTCTGTGGTTTGGACCAAGCAGGGAATATTCTGCTCCAGGGGCAGCTctgcacagagacacagacaagcAATGGCCAAGGCCATTCAAAGCAAGGTTGCCCCTTAATCTCAAGCATTTTGGGGAGGAGAAGTAAAGATAATTGTAATATATTCTTTAATCACAGTTAAACAGTACTTCCTTATGTTGccaaatatgtataatatttctactgagcacagaaataaatacaattagtCTGGGGTTAACTTTAAATGTGTAACGTACAGCACAGTGGTAGACAGGAAAGTCTAGGCCATTCTGATCACCATTTcctctttctaaagaaaaagtTGTATCACAGAGGCAAAGATCTGCCTAGACTTTGgtaataaacttaaaaatcatCCTTTTATTAAAGACACTTACATATCATTGCCCAAGTTTACCAACTTTTAAGATTTAAAACATGCAATCCCAAGAATGAGGTTAATAATAATCAGAGACAAAAATAATATGGTTTTATCTCAGTCATTCTTAGAAAATGAACCTAACGTTTGTCTAAGGAATTTAAGAGGTTTCCTTTATGTGGCATAGGCAAAGTTTTTGATACTTACCATCCACATGCAGAATTTGGGATGAGTGAGAGATCGCAGGGTGCAAGTCTCAGTACAGGAAATGTTACTTCAACCTGCTCTCCTTTTCCCAGAGCACTTGTAGAGAGAAGCTGGCTTTCTTCTAGGGACAGAATTATTGACAATCTGAGAAGTGAACTTAAACGCATCTGTCAAGTTTAAAGGCTGAGGACTGCCACGCAGAGATGCTGCAGTGAATGTGCACCATGGAGCGCTCGGATCACAGGTCAAGGAAAGCACTAAGGTAACACCCAGCATGACGCGTGTGCGCCACGAAGCACTCGGATCACAGGTCAAGGAGAGCACTAAGGTAATACCCAGCATGACGCATGTGCACCACGGAGCACTCAGATCACACATCGAGGAGAGCACTAAGGGAGCACCCCACATGACGCGTGTGCACCGCGGGGCACTCGGATCACACATCGAGGAGAGCACTAAGGGAGCACCCCGCATGATGCTACCTGGGAGTGATGCGACTTCAAGTGCAGAACCAGAGCAAGGGAGTGGGAAAGAGGAGATAATCAATTGGAAGAATGTAACTTCATATTTCCTAAAACTAAGTTTAATATTTGCTTCAGTAGcagatatttatcaaataaataacaaaaaccaaggtttaaaacacaggaaaaaattgGTATACTGGATAAAAGTAATTTCAGACCtaatatgaaaagaaatagtttaaagtcatctacaaaaaaacacaacctaaaagaaagaatgagtaacCAGAGTGAGGAAGAGAGTGTAGGCTGTGAGCACAGAGATGATTTCTGTAATACGAAACGTCAGCTGCACACACCAATGAAAGAGGTGGCCTCTGgattgaaaagtaaaattaacattttcttccAGGAGAGGGTCAGCTCCTTTGTGACAGTACAGGAGATAAAAAGCGCACATGAGGAGTGCTGTGGTCAACAGGAAGTAACTCTGGACAGCAGGAGACCAGGTGAGGATGTGAGGGTGCTAGGCGGGTGCAGGTGGCATCTGCGAGGCGCAAGAGACCAGGTGAGGACGAGGGTGCTGGGCGGGTGCAGGTGGCATCTGAGTCATGCAGTGTACCTTTCTGATCAGCATGACCTGCCCTCCTTGGTCGCCCACTGCAGGAAAGCAACCCATAGCTGCGAAGCTGCTGGAAAGCAACCCATAGCTGCAAAGCTGCTGCCTTGGGGCCTCTGCTCTTCTGTTCACCAAAgcccctcacccccatccccacacacACCAGGTACCTCTGTCTGCTGATGACCCCTCACATGACCTGCAGGGCCTCAGTGGTTTTCTGAGGTTGTAGCCCTTGGCTTCTCCTACATTGGgacctctctctcccctctgtgTGACCTAGGGCCCTCGACACACTGGTGAAAGATCTGGGCCAAGTGGGAGGCCTGAGGGAGGGTCTGAGCAACCCACCTGGCTGGCTGCACA contains:
- the WDR27 gene encoding WD repeat-containing protein 27 isoform X2 yields the protein MENPQDIFSSNGGCLSDIVIEKYLVESEESVSHVQLACSMQDCAFPLDGTELCIWNAKDPSHQLLILRGHHQPVTAIAFGNKVNPLLMCSASLDYVIMWNLDECREKVLQGLVPRGTVMGSLLGKVLCLQLSPDDHVVAVCAGNKIFMLDIEVWDHCTGSLIYSSSVLSAYPLLSVFIDAESRQLVTGCADGQLWIFSLMDGHHYRRVARVDLRKKTETFSTRRVRSGLCSQPEESQLLSTSALGKGEQVEVTFPVLRLAPCDLSLIPNSACGCLSSENTQCVWIGSSVGLFVFNLANLEVEAALYYKDFQSLSIPLAGSCALRNCTADRKALCLLASLFGGKIAVLEINLAALVRTQQCPSMGQSLSVPASSCVLPTSPLYLGIAKEKSTKAASEQRCATCPGLTAAPLVPSAVGVQSGPSTIINCENIFSPFFSAEEFESRSQACDCTLAHFSVHFWNMYVFT